The sequence TCGTCTGCACCGCGTCTGCTGTGTTTGCCGCGCCACAAGCGCAGGGTGAACCAATAGCCATTATTAGTCAGGAGTCGAATATTGAACCGGATGGTTCATATAATTATAAGTGAGTACTGAAGACACTAAGAAAATGATAACATACTTTGCGGCGCAAAGTTTAACATAACCAAAAGAGTTGGGAAGCAAACTTGCTACAGAGAGCACACGCAGCCCTGCAACTGTAGTAAATCACAAGCAATTTATCACTTGAAAGGCTACTTTGATTTAAATTCTTTTAGTTGGTGTGCTGGAAGAGTGTTGTaatccaaaacaaaacaatttaaaataaatataccgaaatgagaataataataataaatataccgCTGTAAGAAAAATCAACATCAAGGGCTTCTCGTAagcggaaaatatttttacttaggcGTGAGAGGTTTACAGCACACACGCGATATGTCGTTTatggaaaatgctataaaattattgcattttattattggtaaaatttaattaaataacataaatttaaacatttttaagtgaAAAGTAAAATTCACTTGCGAAGTTTTTTTCTTGGATAACTAATTTATCAAGACTTGTACGTGCGTCAACACAGGATTGAAGGTTCTACACTTATACGATATTGAATTGCATTCCGGTAGAGATGTGCATCAAACAAGCCACAAGTAGCGCGATAATTTCCCCGAATACCCGTAAAAGGGTGGTCAAACATAAGCTACACCCAATAAATGGCGTTAACCGAATTTACATGGAATCCACAGTTAGTCATTACCGTCTGCAGCTCTCGCCATACTGTTCATAATATTCCTACGTTCCAGCGAAGTGAAAGCTAAGTTTTTCCATGAACTTTATTGTTGAAGCCTCTATTAGAAACTTACTTTGCTTTCATCAGACCTCGACGATATAACAATAAATTCATTGATAGTCAGACAGAAACAAAATCACTCACAAAACCGTCGCCCTCCTTCAGAATAGCGAAGAAACGCCGCCTACCTCTTTATCTGGGTGATTCATTAGTAGTTTGGGTATCAGCCCATTGCGACATAGAGGTAAATGGAAAAGTTGATATACTTGCGCACCCCGGTTCACAGTTTCTGACAGGGACATAATCGCTGACATAGGAATGCCTTGTAAACTTGAAacctcttttactttatttatttttctataaggTCCGTCCCTATAGGACACTGTCTTATACTCGTAGGAAGGCATGTCTTTGCTCTAGGAGCGCAGACAAAACAACTTTTGTAGAAGTTACAAAATGAAGAAGAGGAGGCGCCGATTTTGAAGCTATTTTACCAGTGTCCTGCTTTAGCTAGATGAGAACTTTTTAAGCTCTCTGCTCTGGATAAATAATTCtgcaaaatttgacaaaattcgAGAAATCTGAAATAAGGCTAAGTAAGGCTTATGCTCGAATTAGTTTTAGAAAAGATAGGACGCAATTTTGCCCATGTGGCAGCCCAAAGAAGCAAATCAATAAATGGGTTCCACTACAGGCCAACCAGTTAACTgcctgtgcaaagaaaaatttcaatattatttgtgATTGCAATCACTAACTTTAATATCAAGTGAAGTAAAACTATTTTTGCAATTAACATAGTTAGGCTATAGATCaattatgtataatgataattgaTTAATTATACGATAAAGGATCAATTTTAGTGGCATGACTCATGATAATTTAGATTGTTTATTGATTTGAGCGATTGATGCTATGAATCAGAGAACTGCACCGGTTgagtgtaaaacattcatacgcttcgcttgaacaaaaaaaacaggcctttgcgttcaaacgatcgaacttgttcaaataagttattgtcattgtttatttcagctcaatcaaatcatgtgctgcgttttagctctccgatgttatcaccaatcgtcttcatagcaaccgtttcgggtatttgctcgttcggctgtATACTCATTTTTTGAGCATgaataaaagggctatagagccaaatgagccggtttgaacacgtatgatcccgcatgagtttttcatgtaacgatagcaaagtaaaagcaaaattttaaagcaaaaacactatattttcatatttgttttttttttttcttaaaacttataataatcgtttgacattattttacaacggctgaaaccaactaatcctttcaaatacgaaacgcaatttacgctcgtttgctcgaacatgtgctatttacaataatgacaattacttctttgaacaagtttgatcgtttgaacgcaatggtcgatgctaatttcattcaatgctgctttttgttcaatgattagatttgagccgaagacattagatcatacgtgtACTGAGCTGAACTATgcgttcgcctgcatgagctgactgcacttgaccaaatattttggttcaattgactgaatgtaagcaagaaatttagcgtatgaacaactcaagaaaactgtgagccatgcaggtctctgCTATGAATTGATGCTTCAATGAATTTCATAATTGTATCCCAATTTTCCATGATTGGCTAATAGAACGTCCTTCGGGCACAGTAAAAAAAACTCAACTCCAAGATCGCATTGATTtattacaactttttttctacCGAAGTTGGGTGtttctatatatgtaaataaaatgacTAGTTTTCGTTATATACTTTAGAGAAAATGCGCAGTTCAGATAAAATACGACGcagttaatttgttttttttctactaaTTAATTaaccaaataatttaaaagagtaTTTCACAAttataaattcatatttaaaatcGGTTCGTTTCAGTAGAAAAATCATAAagacttaaagaaaaattagagTTTGAAACATTCTCAGAATTTTTACGaccaaattacttttttttttttggaaattccaacttttattaattatatcCTCGACTATTGCgcaaacttaaataaattaaaagtctATACAAATTAGGTAATATTTTGCCTAATTTGCAGAATTTCAAGTTATAGTTTTAAACTCTCACTACATTACGGAAGCGCTGATTTATCTAATACACATTTTATGCTCCCACTTTTTGATTTAGTAGTCGCAACATGCCACACAATTGCtcgaacaaatttttgttttttatgaagctgccaaaattaataaacataaaTTTCTAGCCGAACGTCTTGCCGAATTCAAATGTTCAGAGTTCTAATCAAAAGTTCAGAAACGTTTATGAAAACGCGTAACCACTTCGCTAACATTATCGATTGAAAATATTAGAATGATAGATTTGCAACTGTTATTGTTAGCAGACGTTTATAtcatgaaagaaaataaactgCCATGGAAATATTCAACAGCATAAATTCTTTTCTATTCTTATACCTATGCATAAATATTAGAcgtatacatgcatgcatacataaaagtatatatttaaACAACAGAGATTTCAAGTTGACCtataaaattggaaatttatatCTATTTTACAAGTTTCGCCACTATAGTCAGGCAATCAACttgcttttaaatatttattatattttatttatgatagTATTCCGCAACCAggctttattgaaaaattattttactcttAATGTCAGATTCTTGTTTCAAAATAActacaaattgaattttaaaactttgttcTGTTGATCTGTGCTTTTTAAAAACACATTAACCAGTTTTTCAATACATCGACTACTTAGTTCCAGCTAAGCGCAGATGAAAAGGCAAGTAATTTCGATCACGAGTAATGGCAGCTCTTGAATTTATGAGtcttaaatagaaaaattaagtcAAAATACAATAGAATAACTTATTCGTAGTAAAGAAAtggcttattttttattacaagaaCGCATTAAGCCAATTTTTAAGCTCttgatgaaatgaaatgaagacAAGGCAATCTGTATCGTTCGAAGTAATTCGTATTCaccgaaatagtagatgagatagcaaaaagtgccgttagactaccttttgcgTAAGAGaatgacataccaaaaccgctaaatacaatatacaacgaaatggacgaccacatgaaaaggcaagtggaaactaggtggactaacctgaccacatgcaaaagtcatgtgtagaactaacgacaaaaaactgactcaattcgtacttacactCTCgtgaaaggaatgcagaactattataggtatgctaacaggtcataatctattggctgcacatgcgtataagatagggattgctaacacggacaaatgcagaaaatgcagagagaatgttgaggaaactttagaacaccttctgtgcgtttgtcgggcattatcaaaaacgcgactaagatgcctgggagccccactgttcgagggtctggaagacgtttAAAAAGCGGAACTCctagccctacttagattcgccaaaagagttgacatcctacatgatgtctactttagatATTCAtcgaggtcggtctccatctggtatcgctagggaccaaaaggtctatgctaTTTGTAGGtaggcttattgccaaccaagctaacctaacctaacctaatatgtattcacaaaaaatacatacatacatacatacagaaacATACCAAAAAAGCATACTACCCAAGTTGTATATAACAACAAACATTCCTTGTGGGGCACTGCCACTACCGGAAAATGTAATTTTGAGTCAGTTGCTCTTTGATGTACTTTGGCGCCCCTTAGCGATCGAACTCTGCTTTTTAAGAGTTTTCTTCTTATGGCACCTGGCCCGTAGTCCATGAACGCTTTCACAGCGACTGTCAGAGGTTGTCACTTGATATTTATCCAAATCACTTTACGCTAACTAAATATGGCCTCAGAAGTTACCTCACTTTGTCCAATACTCTCATTTTTCCAGACGTTTTCATTCCCAGATAGTTCTTATGGCACTTATCGCCGCACTTATGTATCTCGCGTTGGTACTTGCTGATCGCTTAACTCATCGTCATGGCTCTTAGCCTAGTAGACTGATTTTCCCCGTttatttaacggttatttattttcatattcatattcccGTGAACGACAGGatgcgaaaaatatatttttatcactGCCTTCATTGCTCCCTTAGTTGCGAATATATTTAAAGAGTCCTACGGCAAAGTGAAATAAGAATGAAGAATACAAAATTACACAGATTGAAGTATAAAAATTAGCGTAACTTTGCAGTAAGGTGTGGTGTGAGAGAAAAATAGTCaggttttgaaaaatgcaaataagtTAATGTAAACAATTAACATCATAGAAAAAAGGATGATTTTGTCAATTTCACTGAGAATCGAGTCAGGATTTTAGCACAGGCCCCTTGAGACCTTTTTTCAGTGCTACGTACAGGGCATTAAATTACTATagcacagggacttattgacaagttttgagttaaaaaaactgcaagaaaatttcaaaccttttaacagaattttaagaaaaatttcgagtaagcAAGGTTTTGGCATAACAAACGgcaagtttgaagtcgctcatAAATGCATTGATTTTAGACCattgttttttttgctgacggtgttggggGCTTTCTTCCgtgtgcataaaaatataatatgttgagCTTTTGTTCCAACCACTGAGCTTAGTTTTATTCTGTTTAATCTGAACTTGtaagtttgaaatattatacatacatacataattggcgcttacaccctttgctGGGTGTTTACCAAGCTCCTCTTCCTGGAGTTTGAAAcattaaaaacatatattttattagttGGTAACACTTATTCTCTCTTAAGTTATGGTTTTCGCAAAGTGAAATGATCTCAACactaaaaatatagtaataaaactatatttttgcaAGTAAATTTAtgattcatttattattttattgcaaaacacTCCTAATTTAAAAACGCGTaactgaaaatttcaaatataagtTAAGCTTTTGTagcaaattattacaatttttcattgttatcCTATCACTTACTATTATTAGATTGCTCAAAAAATCATTAGTTAACAAATATACTCCTATAATTTTTtgtacgaaaaagaaaaaatcgttacCATAAAAATACAAAGCCGCAGCACTCTCCGAAGCACCATCTGTTGAAAATTCTCATATGGTTGGAGAGGTAATCTCAGAAAATCCTTCGTGTTGTTAAGTTGTGCTTTGTTTGTGGCCTACctccaattattttattttttttgtaaatagttttgaaaCCTGATATTagtttggttaaaaaattaatccATTATTTTTCCGCACGACTACGACATAccagtcaacttcgattatagttatgattttatcgacattttcagtATTATCTACATTTTCTTTAGCTTCAAAAATGCCTAAATCGAATGCAAACCAAAACttcacgtaattagctgttacagcatCAGCACCACAAacatcattcacaatttcatcGGCCTTACATCTTCgccttttaaaaagaaaaactgtaaagtgtaccgaattttctctttgttgtcttccattgttaacaccctatTCTCACAGCTGAAtggaacattaaaaaaacagcaaaagagtGTTTTTAGTGTCAAATGCCACCCTAACAACGAGCATACACTTTAAATTGGTTGAccaatactttacgagatatcaatcactacagccatctactgaGAAAATGATGTATTTCTTCTTCCCCAAACtagtattataaataaaaataaatgtttccaCTTTTTGAACTTAATATAGTTTGCTATTCTATTCTTGTGCTTTCAAGTATTAAGAATTGATACTCAATAGTAAAAGCAactgtaattgaaaaaattccaaatctaAAAACTCAGCAAAAGagattgtaaattttaaaatttcttttaatatcaAATCATTCCAGCTGCTTCGAGACTTTCTTTAGCCACTGTTCATTTAGGTGTATGACTTAATCATAAATTCTCTTTCGATGAAATTTAGgcagtaaaattttttgcaactcTTACGCGACGATTATTTGTCGCCACTTAACGGTGCCAACCAGACGATACcgcaaatttctttattttaatttataaatttcatttattattgcgCCGCACTTAAGTtgacaaaatttaatttcatttaattaaatcagtttgaaattccaaaaaataccTGTTCCATTTGCAATGCAGTGTGATGGTTATTTTGTGTTTCTGGAATAGAGATAAACAAGCAAACATTTCAACTACCTGTTCTGGGCATACTCAAATGATTACGGAATGGGTTTGCAATGCGTCTACGTCAAtgctatatatttttgtaaaatcaaataaatgctAATGAGTTCATTTGTGCAAAGGCTTTTTTAAAGCTAAAACGATTTATCAACTTAGAACGGCTAATATTAAATACTCATatcaataattatttattagtgaggaaataaattaaatttattaataatttctcTCTTTTTCTTGCACCCCTCTCCACATTCTCAAATTTCCCATTGCAGCTATGAAACCGCTAATGGCATTAAAGGCGAGGAGACTGGTACGCTTAAGAAGGCCACCTCACCAGATACCAGCGATGTGATTATTGCGCGCGGCTCTGTCAGTTACACCTCACCCGAAGGTAATCTAATTACGCTCAACTATGCTGCAGATGATGAGAATGGCTTCCAGCCACAAGGCGAACATCTGCCCACACCACCACCAATCCCACCAGCAATCCAAAAGGCACTCGACTATTTGCTTAGCTTGCCCCCAGCGAAGCGTCGTTAAGCTTTTAATAGCTTAAACACTTAATGGTGGATGAATGCGAAGAAAGACaagttcattttttttcgcGACACATGCACAGAAGTAATGTGACAACGCAACAAAAcaattgtataaatatatttttctaaactcTTTAAGAGTTTAATTCCCTGCCATGAGAAGCCCTCAAAGATTGCTGTACTGTACAATAAACCTTTTATGTAACTAAAACATATGGACGAATGTGGACACGCATACAAATTATcaaacacaagcacacacatacatatagacaCACATGTGAAAAGGAAATTTTGCTAGCATCAGTGAGTTGAAGCATTTGTAGTGAGGTGAAGTGCAAATGTATGTAAGAAAAGATATAAAAGAAGCAAAAGGTAAAACTACTAAGTACACTGACTGAATGAACcgttaaatataataaacaaaaatttataataatacaattaaaaattaataatatgaaataatattatACTAGTGTTCAACTGGCATTTGCTCACTACCCCTAGCAAATGTATATATAACTTTCACTCTACAACTTCTGCTTCAATATTTACTCGGTGCACCACATCTTCAACCCTTTAACTCTACCTACAATGATACTCAGCACTTCACTGCACTATAGTACTAAAGCAAAGAAAAACGAACAACATATCACTAGCATCCGCTACATTTTcataactaaaatattgttcTTCTCATTCTTTGGAGTCCTATGCACTTTCATATCGAAATCAACTTTATATAACCAGCACTCTTATCCACATTTGAAAGTTTCTTCTCCTGTTATCACTgtcaattttcttatttcttgtttcttatttcactttttgtaatatttttgtagTCGCCGGAACTTTATCGCTTCGGACCCTTGTGATATCGTTgcttttttaatgaagaaaaactgtaatctatgttttgtaaaaaaaacttaaaatatttaaatattttatgcatgaaaaataaaaaagtctaaAAGATGTTGTTGTATcatatgtaaaaattatatacataatatgaacgattatttacattttccataaatgtatattttatacacaaatgttataaaatccaGTGTAATGAACTAAGAAATGCAAACGAAGaattaaatattctttaaaaaaattaaaaaccgtatttttcttttaatttaatataaagttgaaagaaagtaataaaaacgATGAAATCAAGCGATGCAAAAAGAATGTTACAGCTCAACTCTGAATGTATTCAATGCGCCGGGTGGACagaatatcaaaaatggctaattGCGAAGTCAAACTCATCATCTCATTTCCCCGGCAAGGGGCACTGTACACTCTTAAAAAAGGGAAAACAGTTCATAGGGAACTAAAGTGGGGCAGTTTACGGGGTTTGAATTAATCTAGTGAACTTTTGAGATCTtacaacttaaaatattttaaaagatagACGAAATTCTGACTAGGCTTTGTAGGCTGTACTATCACCTGACTAGACGCAAAAGAATCTTAGGTGGCTATATAGTAATAAACGGTACAATGAATTCGAAGAACTTAAATTCTATACAACAGTTCGTCTCGAAAGCAGCAGTCTCAAAATTCTTAGAGGTTTTAGGTTCTAGGTATACTAGATCGCatagaaaaaggaaaattgCAAGCATAACTTATCGACCTTAAATCTgccttatttttattgctacaaGCAGTAGAATGGAAAATCAtgttaagaagaaaaaattcagaaacCAAAAAACTGTATACCCCTATGCATTATACTCTCAccaataactttttaaaaagctttgttAGGGACGTATTCCTGTTAGAAAATTGTGAGAAAccggaaaaaattgtaattgaagAATAAAAGAAAGCGAAATTTCCATTTGGGATGTATGGGATTTCGCAATACAAGGCAACGGCCTTGACTGGGTTTAACATGGCAAACTCCAGGGATCTATCCTTGTCACTTGCTTTATCCAAGTCGACACACAGCCCCCTGGATATGATCCTGCCTTTTCCTTGGCCATCCTGGATAGCTGCTGAGCACCCGCCGGGCAGTGAACGAATGTGTGAGACGAATGTCCCCCCAAGACATTAAATTTGGGTTgcgcgctgggtttgggacccgccacggaaaacaaaaaacaaccagtGAAGACTGCAATAGCCTCGGATAATGAACCCCTCAACGTTGTCGACCATCGCAAACGAAAACCGGACTACGATTTACGGATATGCAGCTGGAATGTCCCAACCCTAAATAGGGAAGGTGCCTCTATCCAGTTGGCGGAAGCCCTCGAAAAAGTTAAGGCTGATATCACCGCCATCCAGGAGATAAGATGGACAGGACAAGGCTGCTCTAAGCAAGCAGGCTGCGatatctactacagctgccatgcggAGCGGCGCGAATTAGGATTCGGATTTGTTGTAAGCGGGAGGCTTCGGTCCCACGTCTCTAGGTTCACACCTGTGAGCGATAGGCTAGCCACAATCCGTATCAAGGCACGGTTCTTCAACATAAGCCTGATTTGCGCGCACGCCCCAACGGAGGTAAAGGACGATGCCATCAAAGGCAATTTCTATGCGAGACTCGAGCAAGTATATGACCGCTGCCCAGCCCACGACGTGAAGATCGTACTCGGGGACTTCAACGCAAAGGTTGGGCGAGAATCTGTCTTCGATCCCACCATCGGTCAGTTCAGCCTCCACGAGACCTCATCGAACAATGGTCTAAGGCTGATCGGCTTCGCTGCGACGCGAAACATGGTAGTtagtagcaccagattccaacacCTCAACATCCATAAGGCCACCTGGTGTCCCCTGATCAAAGAACGCGCAACCAaattgatcatgttgtgatcGACGGAAGGCATGCCGTTTGGTAGGAACGCgcgtcattgcggacaactatactttcgaagttgtgccagaatttatttatcttggcaccgccgttaacagcaacaacgatatcagcctggagatcaaacagagaatcactcttgcagataggtgttactatgggctaagtaagcaattgaataGTCGAGcactctctcgcatgaccaaactgacactctacaagacgctcatcatacccgtgttgctttatggcgcagaggcatgggtagtgtcaaaaagcgatgcagccgctcttggggtgttcgagagaaaagttcttcgtaagatcttcggtcctgtgcgcgtatgagctctacgccacgagctgtatgagctctacgccgacattgacgtagttcaacgcatcgccatccaacgcctgcgttgacTAGGGCAtatcgtgcgtatggatgaagaagctccagcaaagaaagtgttcgagggcgaagtccaagggagccgacgcagaggaagaccattgctccggtggaaagaccaggtggaggaaaccctatgctcgcttggtatacagaattggagaatgcgcgcgcggagcagaggcgcctggagagagctagtgaggtcggccgtaactcggtaacgggttgttatggccacctaagtaagtaagtatgaaatttccatttattttcttttgtctcAAATTATCATAGTTTATTGTGCTCACATACAGATGCATAAGTCCCTCTCTTTTGCGCAGAAAGCTTTGACCCttgattatttatatttggtaACAATGATAATAACTGATTTCCAAGTTATCCACTgctaaatttgtcaaaaaatgcgTTATTAAAATCTCACTTCCACAAATGCAAACAGCGCAAAATAACGACAATATTAAGGCTAAGTACAGGCAGACGTATCTGCATTAGAATAGCAACAAAGTAACGGGGTTGCAGTATTGCAGCACTTATTTAGTAGTACGAGCAA is a genomic window of Anastrepha ludens isolate Willacy chromosome 6, idAnaLude1.1, whole genome shotgun sequence containing:
- the LOC128867329 gene encoding endocuticle structural glycoprotein ABD-4, whose product is MKIEIALLLIVCTASAVFAAPQAQGEPIAIISQESNIEPDGSYNYNYETANGIKGEETGTLKKATSPDTSDVIIARGSVSYTSPEGNLITLNYAADDENGFQPQGEHLPTPPPIPPAIQKALDYLLSLPPAKRR